A single genomic interval of Psychroserpens sp. NJDZ02 harbors:
- the atpH gene encoding ATP synthase F1 subunit delta translates to MAGERAAIRYAKAVLSLATDNNIAEAVNTDMELINNTVAQSKDLKDMLYSPVISASIKKSALLEIFKGVNPATVNLINTLIANKRLDLLPQVAGKFITLYEQQKGSQVATVTTAVPLTEALEAKVLAKVKELTGKEAAIKNIVDESILGGFILRVGDTQYNASIANQLSKLKREFTIN, encoded by the coding sequence ATGGCAGGAGAAAGAGCAGCAATACGTTACGCAAAAGCAGTTTTAAGTTTAGCTACAGATAATAATATAGCTGAGGCTGTAAATACTGACATGGAGCTAATAAATAATACAGTAGCGCAAAGTAAAGACTTGAAAGATATGCTTTACAGTCCTGTAATTAGTGCAAGTATTAAAAAGTCAGCGTTATTAGAAATTTTTAAAGGTGTTAACCCCGCAACGGTTAATCTTATAAATACTTTAATTGCTAATAAACGTTTAGATTTATTACCTCAAGTGGCTGGAAAGTTTATAACTTTATACGAGCAACAAAAAGGGAGTCAAGTGGCAACCGTTACTACAGCAGTACCGTTAACAGAAGCTTTAGAAGCTAAAGTTTTAGCTAAGGTAAAAGAGCTTACAGGTAAAGAAGCTGCAATTAAAAATATAGTGGATGAAAGCATTTTAGGTGGTTTCATTTTAAGAGTTGGAGATACGCAATATAATGCAAGTATCGCCAATCAATTAAGCAAGTTAAAAAGAGAATTTACAATAAACTAA